Proteins encoded together in one Carassius auratus strain Wakin chromosome 32, ASM336829v1, whole genome shotgun sequence window:
- the LOC113051776 gene encoding importin-7-like has protein sequence MDLNSLIEALRGTMDANLREAAERQLNEGHTQVRFMSTLLQVTMSDQLDLPVRQAGVIYLKNMVTQHWSEGDNANTEGPTSNIPEEDKQFIRDHIVEAIIQSPERLRVQLTTCIHHMIKHDYPARWTAIVEKIGFYLQSDNSGCWLGILLCLYQLVKNYEYKKPEERQPLVAAMQIFMPMLKDRFIQLLPDQSSDSALVQKQIFKILYALFQYNLPLELINRQILTDWMDILKTVVDRDVPPEALQVDEDERPELPWWKCKKWALHILARLFERYGSPGNTTKEYTEFAELFLKGYAVAAQQVLLKVLYQYKEKQYVAPRVLQQTLNYINQGIAHAVTWKNLKPHIQGIIQDVVFPLMCYTDSDEELWQEDPYEYIRMKFDVFEDFISPSTAAQTLLFTACNKRKEVLQKSMGFCYQILTDPACDPRKKDGALHMIGSLAEILLKRKIYKDQMEFMLQNHVFPLFRSELGYMRARACWVLHYFCEVKFKIDQNLQTALELTRLCLINDNEMPVKVEAAIALQVLISNQDKAKDYITPHIRPVMQALLHIVRVTENDDLTNVIQKMICEYSEEVTPIAVEMTQHLALTFNQVIQTGPDEEGGDDKAVTAMGILNTIDTLLSVVEDHKEITQQLEGICLQVIGTVLQQHVLEFYEEILSLAHSLTCQQVSPQMWQLLPLVYEVFQQDGFDYFTDMMPLLHNYVTIDTETLLSDTKYLEIIYSMCKKILSGDPGEDPECHAAKLLEVIILQCKGRGIDQVVTYFVTTALERLTREVKTSELRTMCLQVAIAALYYSPPLLLSALENMRFPNNTEPITNHFISQWLKDIDCFLGLHDRKMSVLGLCALMDLDQRPQAVNQVAGQLLPAAILLFNGLKRAYACRAEHEKEDEDEEEDGEEEEENVELGSDEDDIDDEGQEYLEMLAKQAGEDGDDEDWEEDDAEETALESYTTSVDDEDNLVDEYQIFKAIIQNVQARDPVWYQALTQCLDEEQRKQLQDIATLADQRRAAHESKMIEKHGGYKFADPVVPSNFNFGGSAPGMN, from the exons ATGGATCTCAACTCTTTGATCGAGGCCCTTCGGGGCACGATGGACGCAAATCTGCGTGAGGCCGCAGAGAGACAACTGAACGAG GGCCATACCCAGGTGCGCTTCATGTCTACACTACTGCAGGTGACCATGTCTGATCAGTTGGATTTGCCTGTGCGGCAAGCAG gTGTGATCTACCTGAAGAATATGGTGACACAGCACTGGAGCGAAGGAGATAATGCAAACACAGAAGGCCCTACCAGTAACATCCCAGAAGAGGACAAGCAGTTCATTCGAGACCACATAGTGGAGGCCATCATCCAGTCCCCAGAGCGCCTCAG AGTGCAACTCACAACTTGCATTCACCACATGATCAAGCATGACTACCCCGCTAGATGGACTGCTATCGTGGAGAAGATCGGCTTTTACCTGCAGTCTGATAACAGTGGCTGCTGGCTGGGCATCCTGCTGTGCCTCTACCAGCTGGTCAAGAATTACGA gtacaaGAAACCTGAGGAGCGCCAGCCATTGGTCGCTGCCATGCAGATCTTTATGCCCATGTTGAAGGACCGATTCATACAGCTTTTGCCGGACCAATCCAGTGACTCTGCCCTGGTGCAGAAACAGATCTTCAAGATCCTTTACGCTCTCTTCCAG tataaccTCCCTCTGGAACTGATCAATCGCCAGATTCTGACCGACTGGATGGATATTCTGAAGACTGTCGTGGACCGAGATGTTCCTCCA GAGGCCCTTCAGGTAGATGAAGACGAGAGGCCCGAGCTGCCCTGGTGGAAGTGCAAGAAGTGGGCGCTTCACATCCTCGCCCGGCTCTTTGAAAG GTATGGAAGCCCTGGCAACACAACCAAAGAGTACACAGAGTTTGCAGAGCTTTTCCTCAAGGGTTATGCTGTGGCTGCACAGCAG GTACTGTTGAAGGTGTTGTATCAGTATAAGGAAAAGCAATACGTGGCTCCCAGAGTCTTGCAGCAGACACTCAATTACATCAACCAGGGAATCGCACATGCCGTCACCTGGAAGAACCTAAAGCCACACATCCAA GGAATCATTCAGGACGTGGTGTTCCCCCTCATGTGCTACACAGACAGCGATGAAGAGCTCTGGCAGGAAGACCCTTATGAGTACATCCGCATGAAGTTTG ATGTTTTTGAAGACTTCATCTCCCCCTCCACTGCAGCTCAGACGCTCCTCTTCACCGCTTGCAACAAAAGGAAGGAG GTACTGCAGAAGTCCATGGGCTTCTGTTATCAGATCCTCACAGACCCTGCCTGTGACCCCAGGAAAAAAGATGGCGCTCTTCATATGATTGGCTCACTGGCTGAGATTCTTctcaag aggaAGATCTACAAAGACCAGATGGAGTTCATGTTGCAGAATCATGTCTTCCCTCTGTTCCGCAGTGAGCTGGGTTACATGAGAGCCCGG GCCTGCTGGGTTCTTCATTACTTCTGTGAGGTCAAGTTCAAGATTGACCAGAACTTGCAGACAGCCCTCGAGCTTACCCGCCTGTGTCTGATCAATGACAACGAGATGCCTGTTAAAGTGGAGGCTGCCATCGCCCTCCAGGTCCTCATCAGCAATCAGGACAAAG CCAAAGATTACATCACCCCCCACATCCGGCCCGTGATGCAAGCCCTCCTCCACATTGTGCGTGTGACCGAGAATGACGATCTTACCAACGTCATCCAGAAGATGATCTGCGAGTACAGTGAGGAGGTCACACCAATCGCTGTAGAGATGACCCAGCATTTG GCCTTGACCTTCAACCAGGTGATCCAGACAGGGCCTGATGAGGAAGGAGGTGATGATAAAGCAGTGACGGCCATGGGCATCCTTAACACCATTGACACACTGCTGAGTGTAGTGGAGGACCATAAAGAG ATTACCCAGCAGTTAGAGGGCATCTGCCTGCAGGTGATTGGCACAGTTCTCCAGCAGCATGTCCTGG AGTTCTACGAGGAGATCCTGTCCCTGGCCCACAGTCTGACGTGTCAGCAGGTGTCCCCTCAGATGTGGCAGCTGCTCCCTCTGGTCTATGAGGTCTTCCAACAAGACGGATTTGACTATTTCACAG ATATGATGCCACTTCTCCATAACTACGTCACCATTGACACAGAAACACTCTTGTCTGACACCAAATACCTTGAAATAATCTACAGTATGTGCAAAAAG ATTTTGTCAGGAGACCCAGGGGAGGACCCAGAATGCCATGCTGCCAAGCTGCTGGAGGTCATCATTCTACAGTGCAAAGGTCGTGGTATTGACCAG GTGGTGACCTACTTTGTAACAACTGCTTTGGAGCGTTTGACGCGTGAAGTGAAGACCAGCGAGTTGAGGACCATGTGTCTGCAGGTGGCCATCGCTGCGCTCTATTACAGTCCTCCTCTGCTCCTCAGCGCACTGGAAAATATGCGTTTCCCCAACAACACCGAGCCCATCACCAACCACTTCATCTCCCAGTGGCTCAAAGACATCGACTGCTTCCTCGG GCTCCACGACCGAAAGATGTCCGTGTTGGGACTGTGTGCTCTAATGGATCTGGATCAGCGGCCACAGGCTGTCAATCAGGTCGCAGGTCAGCTCCTGCCCGCAGCCATCCTCCTGTTTAACGGCCTGAAGAGGGCCTACGCCTGCAGGGCTGAACATGAAAAGGAAGATGAGGACGAAGAAGAGGatggagaggaggaagaggagaatg TCGAGTTAGGCAGTGATGAAGACGACATAGATGATGAAGGCCAGGAATACCTTGAAATGCTCGCTAAACAAGCTGGAGAGGACGGTGACGATGAAGACTGGGAGGAAGATGACGCAGAGGAGACCGCTCTTGAGAGTTATACGACCTCAGTTGATGACGAGGACAACCTTGTTGATGAATACCAGATCTTCAAAGCCATAATACAGA ATGTCCAGGCCCGTGACCCAGTGTGGTACCAGGCGCTCACACAGTGCCTCGATGAGGAACAAAGAAAACAACTTCAGGATATTGCAACACTTGCAGATCAGCGACGAGCAGCACATG AATCAAAAATGATTGAGAAGCATGGAGGATACAAGTTTGCAGATCCGGTGGTGCCATCCAATTTCAACTTTGGTGGCAGCGCCCCTGGGATGAATTGA